The Kribbella shirazensis genomic interval ATGTACCTGCGGACCGTCTACGAACTGGAAGAAGAGGGGATCCTGCCGCTGCGGGCGCGGATCGCCGAGCGTCTGCACCAGTCCGGTCCCACGGTCAGTCAGACGGTCGCGCGGATGGAGCGCGACGGCCTGATCAAGGTGGAGGGCGACCGCCACCTGGAGCTCACCGACGTCGGCCGCAAGCAGGCGGTCCGGGTGATGCGCAAGCACCGCCTGGCCGAGCGGCTGCTGGTCGACGTGATCGGGCTCGAGTGGGAGGACGTGCACGCCGAGGCCTGCCGCTGGGAGCACGTGATGAGCGACGCGGTCGAGCTCCGGCTGCTCCAGATCCTCGGCAACCCGACGGAATCGCCGTACGGGAACCCGATCCCGGGCCTGGAGGAGCTGCAGAAGGACCACCAGGCGAGCGACATCGGGGACTTCCGGATCGGTGTCGAGCCGCTGGACCGGGTGCTCGACGCGGCCACCGGTGACAGTGTGCGGGTGCTGGTCCGCCGGATCGCGGAGCCGGTGCAGACCGACGACGGCGCGATGGCGGTCCTGCGGAAGGCCGGCGCACTGCCCGGTCGCGAGGTCGACTCGACCCTGGACGCCGACGGCGTGCTGGTCGGCAGCCGGGAAGCCGGCGGCGTGATCAGCGACGAGACCGCCGGCCACATCTTCGTCAGTCGAGTCTGAGGTACTTCAACTCTCTGTTAACGCAGTGCACCCGATGCGGTACGTCGGGTTGTCTGCGGGTAGCGTCGGGCCGCGATGTCTGAGAATCCTGTCGATTGGCCGCAGTACCTGCGGGAGTTCCATACCGCCACCCCGGGCAGCACCGAGGCGTTGCTGTCGCGCGCGGTGGCCGGTGATCACACGCCGTACCGCTGGCTGGTCCGTGCCGTCTCCGGTGAGGCGCGCCGGGTGCTCGATCTGGCCTGCGGCAACGGGCCGGTGGCGCGGGAGCTCTACGGCCGCTGGGTCGTCGGCGTCGACAACAACGCGGCCCAGCTCGCCGGGGCGCCCGGTCCGAAGGTGCAGGCGGACGCGCTGCACCTGCCGTTCGCGAACGAGGTCTTCGACGTCGTCACCTGCTCGATGGGGCTGATGGTGCTGCAGCCGCTGCCGGACGTGCTGCACGAGGCGGCGCGGGTACTGCGGCGCGGCGGTGTACTGGCCGCGATCGTGCCCGCCGTCCGGCCGCTGCGGCGCGGTGACATCCGGACGCTGAGCGGCCTGACCACGCGGCTGCGGTCGACGCCGCAGTTCCCGGCGGGTGGTGAGATCACCGAGCTGAAGGACCAGCTGAAGCACGCCGGGTTCGACGTGATGGAGAGCCAGCGCGAGCGGTACGTGTACCTGATCCGCAGCCGTGACGACGCGCGGCGGCTGGTGAACGCGCTCTACCTTCCCGGGACACCCGACGTACGGCGGGACACCGCAGCCGCCTGGCTCGCGGACCGCGCGGAGTCCAAGGACGGCCTCGAGGTCGCGATCCCGATCCGCCGGATCACCGCGATGCGGACCAAGGTGGCGCTCGCCACGTCGTGAACGCCGGTCAAGAAATCGGAACGGCGTCGGTACCGTGTACAGGTGAGTGCACTGCGCTGGTCCGTCCGGAGGCTCGACCGGGCGCTCGATGGTGAGACGGTCTACCGCGAGCTCCTGGCGGCCGAGCCGGTCGCGTACTGGCTCGACGGCAGCCTGACCGACCGTGCGGCTCGCCGGGTGTCGGTTCTCGGTACGACGGCCGGCGCCGAGGTGATCGCCCGCGACGTGGCCGACGGCGACGTCTTCGCCGAGCTCAACGAACTGCTTGCGGCGAGCGCCGCCGAGCCGCCGCCCGAGCTGACCGGGCTGTTCTGCGGCGGGTACGTCGGGTACTTCGGGTACGAGCTGAAGGCCCTGACCGGGGGAGCGGCGGCGCACCAGGCCCCGACGCCGGACGCGCTGTGGATCTGGGCGAACCGGTTCGTTGTGATCGACCACGACCGGGACCTGACGTATCTGGTGGCGCTCGACGAGCCGGGGGCCGGCGAGGACTGGCTCGACCGCGCCGAGGAGGCCGCGTCGAACTGGTGGATGGGCGGCGTCGACGTGCCCGCGATCGCGCGGCTGGATCTCGAAGCGCATCTCGAGCAGGACCGGGCGACGTACCTGGCCGGAATCGCGCGCTGCCTGGCCGAGCTCGAGGCGGGGGAGACGTACGAGGTCAACCTCACGAACCGGGTGCGGCTGCCGGCGG includes:
- a CDS encoding metal-dependent transcriptional regulator, translating into MSELIDTTEMYLRTVYELEEEGILPLRARIAERLHQSGPTVSQTVARMERDGLIKVEGDRHLELTDVGRKQAVRVMRKHRLAERLLVDVIGLEWEDVHAEACRWEHVMSDAVELRLLQILGNPTESPYGNPIPGLEELQKDHQASDIGDFRIGVEPLDRVLDAATGDSVRVLVRRIAEPVQTDDGAMAVLRKAGALPGREVDSTLDADGVLVGSREAGGVISDETAGHIFVSRV
- a CDS encoding class I SAM-dependent methyltransferase yields the protein MSENPVDWPQYLREFHTATPGSTEALLSRAVAGDHTPYRWLVRAVSGEARRVLDLACGNGPVARELYGRWVVGVDNNAAQLAGAPGPKVQADALHLPFANEVFDVVTCSMGLMVLQPLPDVLHEAARVLRRGGVLAAIVPAVRPLRRGDIRTLSGLTTRLRSTPQFPAGGEITELKDQLKHAGFDVMESQRERYVYLIRSRDDARRLVNALYLPGTPDVRRDTAAAWLADRAESKDGLEVAIPIRRITAMRTKVALATS